In Sphingopyxis macrogoltabida, the sequence GCCCGAGCAGCCTGCGACCTCCCTGTCCTGCGCAAAGACTTCATGATCGATCCCTGGCAGGTCGCCGAAGCGCGCGCGATCGGCGCCGACGCGATCCTGATCATCGTCGCCGCGCTCTCGGATGGGGCTATGCAAGAGATTGAAGCCGCCGCGATCGAGCGCGGTCTCGACGTGCTCGTCGAGGTTCATGACGACAAGGAACTCGACCGCGCCGTCTCCAGACTTCGTTCGCGTCTCATCGGTATCAACAGCCGCGATCTTCGCACCTTCGCGACCGATCTCGGTGTTGCCGAACGTCTGGCAAAGCGCGTTCCACAAGGCACCCTTGTCGTCGGCGAGAGCGGCATCCGATCGCACGCCGATTGCGCGCGCCTCGCCGCAAGCGGCATCCGCTCCTTCCTCGTCGGCGAGACCCTGATGCGCAGCCATGACATTGCAGCCGCGACACAGGCCCTGTTCGATGCCGACGCCGTCATTCCAGCGGCGCCGCGCCTCACAACGCCAACGCGCCGTTCAGCGCGCGCCGGGCGGATCATACAACCGGTCTGACCTACAGCGTCTGACTCGGCCCGTTCGGGTGACGCTATTTGGGGCGCGGTGGCTCATGGCCTTGCCGCGGCTGCCTTTCACCCGGGTGCTCGTCTTCGACGGTGCCAGGAATGAGGAAAAGCGGCCGCCAGGCGGCGGCGCGCCGCGCCGCGCGGCGCCGATCAGGCGACAGAGCGCGCGACCGCATCGAATCCTCGCTGGCGAAGTGCGGCGAGCACCCGCTCGCCATGGTCGCAATCCTGCAGTTCGACGACAAGGTCGAGCGCCGCACGTTTGGGATTGAGCGCGAGGCTCATCCGTTCATGCGCGACATCGACGATATTCGCACCTTCCTCGGCGAGCACTGTCGCGAGAACCGCCAGCGCCCCGGGCTGATCCGATATCGGCACATCGATCCGCATCAGGGATCCTGACCGGATAAGATCGCGCAGGATCACATTGGCGAAGATGCGCGCATCGATATTGCCGCCTGTCAGCGGGACGGCGATACGCTGTCCGGCAAACAGGTCGCGATGCTCGATCACCGCCGCGAGGCCCGCCGCCCCGGCGCCCTCGCACACCGTCTTCTCGACCGACTGCAGCAGCGCGATTGCGCGCTCTATCGAGGCTTCCTCGACGACGAGGATTTCGTCGACCCAGTCCGCCACAATCCGCCGGGTGAGGCTGCCTGCATATTTGACCGCGATGCCTTCGGCGATGGTAACGCCGTCGGGAAGAACACCCTCCTCGCCCGCCATGGCGCGCGCCATCGACGGATAGACGGCCGACTGAACGCCAATGATCCTGATCTTGGGGTTTATGGTCTTTGCCGCGATCGCAACGCCCGAGACGAGGCCGCCGCCGCCAACCGGGAGCAGGATCGCGTCGAGATCGGGGACCGCTGCCATCAGCTCAAGCCCGAGCGTTCCCTGTCCCGCGATGACCTCGCCATCGTCATAGGGATGGATCATCGTCGCATCGAAGCTCTTCGAATAGTTCACTGCCGTTTCATAGGCCTCGATCAGATTGGCGCCGGTGACGACGACATTCGCGCCATGCTCGCGGGTGCGCGATATTTTGGTGAGCGGCGTTCCGTTGGGCATCATGATCGTCGCGCGAATGCCGAGCCGCGCGGCATGATAGGCGACCCCCTGCGCGTGATTGCCCGCCGACATCGCCACCACGCCGGACACGCGCTCACGCGGCAGCAGGCCGAGCAGCTTGTTCAGCGCGCCGCGCTCCTTGAAGCTCGCGGTGAACTGGAGATTCTCGAACTTGAGGAACAGCTCGCAGCCGAGCAGGCGCGAAAGCGTCTGGCTCGGCACGCAGGGCGTCGCCATGATCTGGCCGGCCATACGCGTGGCGGCGGCCTCGATGTCGGCGAAGGTCGGAATAGTCTGGTTCACTCGGTTACCCCTGGCTTTGAACAAGCACCGGGACGACGCGGCCGAGAAAGGAACCCCGATTGGTTGCCGTCCGGCCGCATCGCCTTCCCGTGAGGGAAGACCACCACCTTGCGCGGGTGAGCGCAGGTTGGCGCGGGTGCTTCGCCGTGAGGCGCACGCCCGTCTCCTGATGCAGACACGGTTTCGGACCCGCGTCCAAGATCCGAAACGATGATAAGCGGGGAGAAGGGCCCAATAGCCCCCTCCCCGCTCCCACACGTCTCAAGTGTAAGACGCTGCAGCCACCCCGATCCGCACCCCGACCGCAAATATTCGCGAAGGGTGCGCCAAGCCGGCGGCGAGGTCTCAGCGAATGACCTTGCCGTCGGCGTCGATCACACGGACTTCTCCAAGCTTCAGCGCCCGTACCGACGCCTCGATCTTGGTCAGATCGCCGACGACGATCCACGTCAGCGGCTTACCAGCAAGGATATCGGCGCCCGCCGCATTCGCCGATGCGAGCGTCACCGCCGCGATCGAGCCGGGATAGGTCGCATAATAGTCATCGGGAAGATCGAAGGATATCTGATCGATCACCGCGCCGGCGATACCCGCCGTCTTCGACCATTGGCTCGACAGCCCGAGAGTCATATTGTCCTTGGCCTTCGCGAGTTCGTCTGCGGTGAGTTTCTTCTCGCCGATCGAGCTCCGGAACAGGTTCGCGATCTCGGTCATCGATTCGGCGGTCTTGTCCGTCTGCACCGAGGCATTCGCGCCATAGGTGCGGCTTCCGCGTCCCCCCGCGATGCCCGCGCTCGCGCCATAGGCCCAGCCCTTCTCCTCGCGCAGTTTCATGTTGATCCGCGACGTGAAGCTGCCACCGATCGCCGAAATAAAGGCACCGCGCGACGCATTGTCGCCCTCGACGCGGCGGGGCGCGATGACGCTGGCGGTGATCACAGATTGCGGAGCCCCGGGCTTGTCGATCAGATAAACGACCGTTTCCCTGGCAGGCGGCGTCAACGGCACGATCCGCTCAGGCACATCCCCCGCGCGCCACTTGCCGAACGCCGCTTCGACGAGCGGGCGAATCTCGGCAAGGGTCGTGTCTCCCGAGACCACCAAAGTCGCATTGTTCGGCTTGAACCAGCGATCATGGAACGCGCCGAGCTTGGCGGGATCAATCGCAGCGATATCCGCTTCGGTCTGGACGCGTCCGTAGGGCGAGTCCGGCCCATACATGATCGATGGCGTAAGCCGGGCGGCCGCCTTGGCGCCATCCTGCTTCGCGGCAGCGAGCCCTGCCAGCGCATTGGACTTGTTGCGATCGACATCCTCGGTCCGATAGGCCGGGTTGAGGACGACGTCGGCGTAGATCGCGAGCGCCTCCTTCAGGGTCGGCTTGACCGCCGACAGCGAGACGATGCTCGCCTCGCCGCCGCCGCCCGACGTCACGCTTGCGCCGAGCGCACCGAGTTGGTCGGAAAGCTGATCGCCTGTGCGGGTCTTTGTTCCTTCATCCATCAGGCCTGCGGCGAAGGCTCCTACGCCATTGGTATCGATTCTCCAGTCCTTGGCCATGCCCGTGTTGACGAGAAGAGACATGTTGACGACCGGCACGCCCGCGCGGCGTGCGACAACGAGCTTCAGCCCATTCGCAAGTTCAGCCCGTTCCACCGCGGGAAAGACCGCCGGGACTGCCGCGCCCGGCTCTGGCATCTTCGACCGATCAGCGCCCTCGGCCGCGGCCGAAAGCTGGCCGAAGGGCAGCATGTAAAGAACATAGTCGCCATCGGTGAGCCAGCGCTTCGCCGCGCCCTGCAAGTCGGCGGCTGTGGCGGAACGATAACGGCCCCAAGCCTCCTTCCATGCATCAGGAGCGCCGAGATAGGTTTCGCTCTCGGCGAGGATATTGGCCTTGCCGCTGAATCCGCCGATGGCCTCCAGCCCTCGCGCAAAGCCCGCGATCGCCGTCGTCCGTGCCTTGCCCATTTCGGCGGCGCTCGGCCCGTTTGCGATGACCTTGCGGAGTTCCTCGTCGACGATCTTCTCGACCTTCTCCAGGTCGACACCGGGCTTGGCGGTGACACTGATCGAGAATTGGCCGCCGATCTCACGATTGTTCACGCTCGCATCTACGCCGGTCGCGACCTGCTCGTCGATCACGAGCCGCTTCATCAACGGGCTAGTACGGCTTCCCGCGAGCGTCTGGGCGAGGAACTGGAGATAGTCGGTGTCCGCCGACCTATAGTCCGAGATGTTCCAGGTCCGGATGAAGACAGGCTGGGCGGCGCGGACATAGGTGGTCTCGCGCACCGTGCCCGTGCGCCGAAGCGGCCAGCTCGTCGGCTGCGACACCGGCGAGCCCGGTTCGATATCCCCGAAATATTTCTCGACCTTGGCGAGCGCTTCCTCGGGCGTGATGTCACCCGCGAGCACGAGCACGGCATTCGAAGGACCATAATAGTCGCGGAACCATTGCTTCACATCGTCGAGCGAGGCGTTGTCGAGATCCTCCATCGAGCCGATGACGCTATGGCCATAGGGGTGGTCGGGCGGCGTCGTCCCCTTGATGATCAGATCCTGCGCCTTGGCATAGGGGTTGGTCTCGCCGCGGCGCTTTTCATTTTTCACCACCGCGCGCTGCTCGTCGAGCTTCGCCTGGTCGATCGCGCCGAGCAAATGCCCCATCCGATCACTTTCGAGCCAGAGGATCGAATCGAGCGCCGCCTTGGGCACCGTCTGGAAATAGTTGGTCCGGTCTTCCGAGGTGGTGCCATTCAGGTCCGAGGCACCGAGCCTTTCGGTAGCCTTGAAGAAATCGTCGTTGAAATGCTCCGAG encodes:
- the trpC gene encoding indole-3-glycerol phosphate synthase TrpC, with translation MNKLAQILDTKAKEVAARRRIRSIGDLDRIDAGLIRGFEAALRERVTNGDFALIAEIKRASPSRGLIREDFHPPSHARAYEEGGATCLSVLTDAPWFEGHEDYLIAARAACDLPVLRKDFMIDPWQVAEARAIGADAILIIVAALSDGAMQEIEAAAIERGLDVLVEVHDDKELDRAVSRLRSRLIGINSRDLRTFATDLGVAERLAKRVPQGTLVVGESGIRSHADCARLAASGIRSFLVGETLMRSHDIAAATQALFDADAVIPAAPRLTTPTRRSARAGRIIQPV
- a CDS encoding threonine ammonia-lyase, yielding MNQTIPTFADIEAAATRMAGQIMATPCVPSQTLSRLLGCELFLKFENLQFTASFKERGALNKLLGLLPRERVSGVVAMSAGNHAQGVAYHAARLGIRATIMMPNGTPLTKISRTREHGANVVVTGANLIEAYETAVNYSKSFDATMIHPYDDGEVIAGQGTLGLELMAAVPDLDAILLPVGGGGLVSGVAIAAKTINPKIRIIGVQSAVYPSMARAMAGEEGVLPDGVTIAEGIAVKYAGSLTRRIVADWVDEILVVEEASIERAIALLQSVEKTVCEGAGAAGLAAVIEHRDLFAGQRIAVPLTGGNIDARIFANVILRDLIRSGSLMRIDVPISDQPGALAVLATVLAEEGANIVDVAHERMSLALNPKRAALDLVVELQDCDHGERVLAALRQRGFDAVARSVA
- a CDS encoding M16 family metallopeptidase, whose protein sequence is MTLLKPLAAALLASVSLTAIPAATAKLASAAASAADPLAGLEIDIPAKKFVLNNGLTLIVHEDKSAPLVAVNIWYHVGSKNEPVGKSGFAHLFEHLVFNGSEHFNDDFFKATERLGASDLNGTTSEDRTNYFQTVPKAALDSILWLESDRMGHLLGAIDQAKLDEQRAVVKNEKRRGETNPYAKAQDLIIKGTTPPDHPYGHSVIGSMEDLDNASLDDVKQWFRDYYGPSNAVLVLAGDITPEEALAKVEKYFGDIEPGSPVSQPTSWPLRRTGTVRETTYVRAAQPVFIRTWNISDYRSADTDYLQFLAQTLAGSRTSPLMKRLVIDEQVATGVDASVNNREIGGQFSISVTAKPGVDLEKVEKIVDEELRKVIANGPSAAEMGKARTTAIAGFARGLEAIGGFSGKANILAESETYLGAPDAWKEAWGRYRSATAADLQGAAKRWLTDGDYVLYMLPFGQLSAAAEGADRSKMPEPGAAVPAVFPAVERAELANGLKLVVARRAGVPVVNMSLLVNTGMAKDWRIDTNGVGAFAAGLMDEGTKTRTGDQLSDQLGALGASVTSGGGGEASIVSLSAVKPTLKEALAIYADVVLNPAYRTEDVDRNKSNALAGLAAAKQDGAKAAARLTPSIMYGPDSPYGRVQTEADIAAIDPAKLGAFHDRWFKPNNATLVVSGDTTLAEIRPLVEAAFGKWRAGDVPERIVPLTPPARETVVYLIDKPGAPQSVITASVIAPRRVEGDNASRGAFISAIGGSFTSRINMKLREEKGWAYGASAGIAGGRGSRTYGANASVQTDKTAESMTEIANLFRSSIGEKKLTADELAKAKDNMTLGLSSQWSKTAGIAGAVIDQISFDLPDDYYATYPGSIAAVTLASANAAGADILAGKPLTWIVVGDLTKIEASVRALKLGEVRVIDADGKVIR